The Candidatus Binataceae bacterium genome contains the following window.
ACGAGCGCTGCTTGCCTCGTACATTCGGCGAAGCCATTATAGGCGCGCTTGGCGGGCGGGCCCCTTGATGGAGCCGTGCATGACTGAACTGGTTGAAAAAAAAGATGACCTGATTGGCTACTTTCAGAGCGGCGCGAAGCCGCGCGAGCAGTGGCGCGTCGGCTCCGAGTACGAGAAGGTCGCGGTGCGCAGAAGCGACGGCCGCGCCCTGCCCTTTTCAGGCCCGAACGGCGTTGAGGAAATCCTGCGCCGGATGACCGATCTCTTCGGATGGGAGCCTGAAGAAGAGCACGGACGGATTCTCGCCCTGCGCGGCGAGCGTGCCTCGATAACGATCGAGCCGGGCGGGCAGATCGAGCTCTCGGGCGAGCAGTGTCCGACGATCCACTGTGCTCACGAGGAGTTTTCGACTCACGTTGACCAACTGGTCGAGGTTAGCAATTCGGTTGACGCCTCGATCCTGTCGCTCGGGATGCAGCCCATCAGCCGCATCGACGAGATCGAGCTTCTGCCCAAGGCCCGTTACCACATCATGTATCCGTACATGGCGCGCAAGGGGACGCTCGGCCAGCGGATGATGAAGCAGACCGCCGGCGTGCAGGCCAACCTCGACTACGCCGACGAGGCCGATGCGATGCGCAAACTGCGCGTCAGCATGGGAATCGTACCGCTGCTCTACGCGATCTTCGCTAACTCTCCGCTATGCGACGGCGGCCTCAATGGCTACCAGAGCTTTCGCGGCCACATCTGGAGCGACACCGACAACGATCGCAGCGGCACACTCGAATTTGCGCTACGCGACGACGCCTCGTTCCAGGACTACGCCGAGTATGCGCTCGATGTGCCGATGTACTTCATCATCCGCAATCATGAGTACATAAATTTGACCCAGCCGCCCGGCATCACTTTCCGCAAATATATGAAGGATGGCTTGGGCCGCGAGCGCGCGACTCTCGAAGACTGGGCCAACCATCTGACGACGATCTTCACCGAAGTCCGCCTCAAGAAGTATATCGAGGTTCGCACTGCCGACAGCCAGCCGCCTCAGATGATGGTGGCGCTGCCCGCGCTGCTCAAGGGGATTCTCTACGAGAGCGACTGTCTCGATGCGGCGTGGGATCTCGTCAAGCGTTGGAGCTTCAGCGAGCGGCTGCAGCTTACCGATTCGGCGCATAAGATTGGCCTGGCAACGCGCGCGGGGCGGATAACTTTCCGTGAGCTTGGCGCGGAGCTGATGACGATCGCGGCGCGCGGTCTCGAACGCCACAAAGCATTGAACGATCGCGGTCAGGATGAGAGCATCTATCTGCTCGAATTGATGGACCTGGTGCGCAACGGCCACAACCAGGCGACGCTTGCGATCGAGCGATGGAAGGGGAGCTGGAACTACGAGATTAAGCGGCTGATTCAGGAGCGCGCCTACGACGCCGCCGCCAAATGAATGGAACTGCGTTTCACAGAATGGCACGTCCGCGCGCTGAACGCGCTGCTGATCGCGGCAATCGCGTACTTCGCCGCACTCTCGGCCGAGGACATCATCGCGCGCACGCTGCACGCCACGCCCGCTGAAGCTCCGGCGCCGTTTGCCGCGACGCATGAGGCGATGAGCGATCGTTCCCTGGCCGCTTACGACGTAATCGTCAAGCGCGACATCTTCAACCTGGTCCCCCAGACTGCCGCTCCATCACCGGTCGTGGCCCAGGATCTGCATATCAAGCTGCTCGGCACCTCGACGCTCTCACGCAAGAAGCCCTACGCGATTATCGAGGATCAAACCGGCGAGCAGTCGCTCTATCGACTGGGCGACGATATTCCCGATGCGGGCCGGCTGGTCGCGATCGAAACCAACCGCGCGATTATCGAGCACAATGGCCAACGCGTCGCGCTCGAGATGCCGAAGGACGATTTTCCGGCGGTCGAGAACGTGCCGAATCCCGCGGATATCAACGCGCCGCGCTTCGGCCGCGGCTTCAACAATCGCTTTCGCCGCTTCAGACGACAGGAGCCGGGCGCAGAATCTGATTCCGCACCTCAGGAGAGCCTCAACCTTGAGCGCACCGGACCCTCGAGCTTCGAGGTCGACCGCCAGGACCTGATGAAGACGGTGGCGAATCCTGCCTCATTGATGACGCAGATTCGCGCGGTGCCCAATATCCAGAATGGCACGACGAACGGCTTCACCCTGTCGGAGATCACGCCGGGCTCAGTATTCGAGCAAATCGGCCTGCAGGACGGCGACGTGCTGACCGGCATCAACGGCCAAGCTGTCAACAATCCGCTCCAGGCGGTCGGGATGCTCTCGCAGATGTCGCAGCGGCCGTCAGTCGATATCACGGTGATGCGCGACGGGCAGCCGATGCAGTTCCACCTTGGTATCCATTGAGCATGGAGTTTCGCGCGGCGCGCCACAGCGAGCGCGGCGAAGTCCTCGACCTGCTCGCGCTCTGGTACAACGACCGCGCCTTCTTCGCCCGCTATAACGAAAACGATCCGACGTTTCGCGATGAGCTGTGTCTGGTCGCGCTGGACGATGGGCGAATCGTCGCGACCGTGCAGGTTTTCGATCGCGCGATCAACTTCGCCGGCCTCCGCGTGCCGATGGGCGGCATCGGCTCCGTATTCACGCTCGATGATTATCGGCACAAAGGCGTTGCGTCGGGCCTGATGCGTCTCGCGATCGAAACGATGACGCGCGCGGGCTTCGAAGTATCGCTGCTGTTCGCGGAACGGCTGACATTCTACAACCAGTTCGAATGGCGCGAGGTGAGCCGCAAGTTCAGCGTGATTCCGATGCCCTCGGTGCTGCGGGTGCCGACAAACCTCGAAATCGAAACGTTCGATCAAACTCGCGATCTCGCGGCGGTCGCGCAACTTCATCGCGAATACACCGGCCGCTTCAACGTGACTGCTGTTCGCGATGACAATGCGTGGCGCGGCAACCTGACCTTCGCGGGCAATCAGCCGCAGCATCCCGGCGGCGGCTCCGACGAATATTTCGTGCTATGCCGCCGCGGCGGCGACGTTGCCGCCTACGCGCGCGTCGCGCAGTTCCACGGCGTCGCGATGGTGATGGAATACGCCTATCAACCTGGCGGCGAAGAGAATGTGCTGGCACTGTTTCGTCATCTCGGTGAAGTCGCGAGCGGCAAGCCGTCGTCGTTCGCGCTCGAGGGCAATCACGATCGCTCCAACCTGCTTCGTCCCTCGCGACCCGACGCCGCGCCCGGTCTGCTTATCAGCCATACCGCTCACGATCGCTCGCTCGAAGCGAAGTTCGCCGCCGCGGGATGCCCAGTGATGCATCATCCAGACAACTTTTACATGTGGCGGATCCTCAATGGCGATGCGCTCGCGAAGCGCATGAACTGGCCCGCGAGCGAAGCCACGGCGCGCGCATTCAGAATTTTCGAAAGCGACGAATCGTTGTTCTGGACTTCCGATCGCTTCTAAATAACAAGCCGCGCGCGCATCTGTTCGCATTACTTCCGATAAATACTTGCCCAGCACTGAAAGTTGGCGGATCGTGGATCGCGAGGTCGTTGTGTTGGAGGTGGTCCGATGGAATTCATGCTCGGGCGCCGGGGTGAAGTCCGCCATGGCGTTGCGTTCCGCGCCGTCATTGCACTCATTACCGTCTCGATTCTCGCCGCGCTGACAACAGGCAAAGCCGAAGCCGCGCGGCATCGTCATGCCGCCGCGAAAGCCGCTTCTTCGGAAGAAGAGTCCGCGGAATCAGCCGCATCGAAACAGAATGTGCAGTACGCCGAGGCGTGCGTGATGGAGCCTGTCACCGGCACCGTCATCTTCGATGCTGACGACCACAAGCCGTGGCCTACTGCGTCGCTCGCCAAGATGATGCTGATGTACATCGTCGCGCAGAAGCTCGATGACGGCAGCCTCAAACTCACCGACCAGATCACCACGTCGCGCAAGGCGGCCGAGATGGGCGGCTCGCAGGTCTATCTCAAAGAGGGCGAGGTCTTCTCCCTCGACGACATGATGAAGGCGGTCATCGTGCACTCAGCCAACGACGCATCGGTCGCGGTGGCGGAGTATATCGCGGGATCGACGGACGCTTTTGTGCAGTTGATGAATCAGAAAGCCGCCGAGCTCGGCATGAAAGATTCTCACTACTACTCCGTGCATGGATTGCCGCCCGGAGCGGGTGAGCAGCCCGACGTTGCCAGCGCCTACGATCAGGCGCTGCTCGCGCGTGCGCTCATCAGGTATCCGCAAATCCTGAAATGGTCGGCGATCGATACGGCGCCGTTCCGCAACGGCACCTTCGTGCTGCGCAACACCAATCACATGGTGCGCACGTACCAGGGATGCGACGGGCTCAAGACTGGCTTCTACGACAAGGCGGGATTCAACGTCGTCGCCACGGCGAAGCGCGGCGACATGCGGCTTATAGCGGTCGTGCTCGGCACGACGCACAAGCTGACCAACTTCAAGATGGCGTCGGAGCTGATGTCGCAGGGCTTCCTCAACTACGACATGCACGCGGTCGCAACCAAAGGTCAGCCGGCGAGTCAGACCGTCGCGATCTCGAACGGCGCGGTACCGAGCTTCAAACCGGTGTGGGGCGGCGACGCGGCGTTCTTCGTGAAGCGCGGCGAGGCGAACGATACGATCAAAGTTGACTACAAGCTGCCGGCGACAATCAGCGCGCCAATCAAGGCCGGGCAGCAGGTGGGTTCTGCCGACCTGCTCGAGAACGGTAAGCCCGTGACCACGATCGCGCTGCTCGCGCCATCAGACATCGCGGAGCAAAAATCGTCGCTGGTGGGCCGCTTACTGAGCAAGTTCTAGAACGCATCGATGCAGCGTGGCGGCGGCATTACGCGCCGCTGCGCTGCGTGATAGTTTTCGGCTGCGGATTCCGCACCCATGACGACCGAGACCACGCCCTCGCCCGCCGCAGCCGCTCCCGCTGTCGCCCATCCGTGGCACGCACGCCGCAACAAGTTTATCGCGGTTGTCGTCGGTGTTTTTCTGATCTGGGTCGCCGGCAACCTGGCATTGCACTTCGGACAGAAGCGCCACGACCAACTCAACTACGACATCGAGCAGCAGTTCCCGCCCGACGAGCCGACGGTGCCGGGCGAGATCTTCGGATCGACACTCGCCGCGATCATGAATCACGAGCTGCACACGGGCTTCGGATGGCGTCCGAACGATTTCTTTCTATGGGGTCCGAAGGTCGCGGCCGATAACAACTCCGATCGCCAGATGGGAATCATCATGGCGATGCGCGAGACGGTGCGCGTGTTCAAGGATCACCTGACCAAGGTCTCGTCTAATCAGTACGATCCGAACCTCGTTATTGCCGACACGGATTTCCGCAACGATCCCGAGAAATGGATACTGCCGTCGGCCGAATCGAAGTATCAGGACGGAATCGATCACCTGCGCGCCTATGTGCAGGGACTGCATACGAATCCGCCAACTTCGCGCGAGCTGAACATCCGAACGGTCGAGCTGATTCGTTTGATCCAGACCTGGACGGATTTACTCGGCGACGCGCACGCCAATCTGTATCGCACGAAGAAGGACGACGGCTCTCCGGTCCGGAGCTGGGATTGCGATCACTACTTCTACCATGCGCAGGGCTATGCCCACGTGATCTACTACTCGATGCTGGCGCTGCGGCGCGAATATTCGTCGGTGCTCAAGGACGATCCGGTCCTGAAGACGCTCTTCGACGACACGATCGACGCGCTTGGCCAGGCCGCAGTGATGAAGCCGCTGATCGTCATGAACGGCGGCCCCAACAGCATCTTCGCCAACCATCGCCACAACCTCGACGCCTACATCAACGAAGCCCGCCAGAAGATGTACTCAATCCGCGAAGAGCTCCAACGCTCGCCGCTGTAAACTTTCTGTCCACTCCCTTTCCGAAATCCCTCTCCCTGGTCAGGGAGAGGGGATCAAAAGCCAGGGAGGGTAATTAGACTTTCACGAGCAGTAATTTCAAAGACCCAAAAACGGGCAGAGAAGCATGACGCCGCCTCGCGCCAGGATCGCCAGCGTTGCGGGGGCCCAGCGCGCGGGGAGGCCTAGCGTATGCGCTACGAGCTCGATCATTGGCGGCATCGCCTCGGAGCCCATCGCGAGCCTGAAGCCGAAGATCTGCCGCTCCGCGCGATAATCCACCAACTCGATTTCCTGTTTGCGTTCGATTCCCGCACGCTCGCGCGCGATCTCGACGGCGCGCTCGAATCCGCCGGTCTCATCGACGAGGCCGCGCTCTTTGGCCGCGACACCGCTCCATACGCGTCCATGTGCGAGCGCTTCGGCCTGCTCGAAACTCAGCTTGCGCCCCTCCGACACGCGCGAAACGAAGTTGCCGTAGAGGCTGCCGATCGCACGATCGAGCTGCGCGATCTCAGGCTCGGTCATAGCGCGCGATATCGAGTTCGCATCCGCATTGTCCGATGACTTGGCGAAATCAAAATGCACTCCCGCGCGCTCGAGCAGATTGGCAAGACTGAACTTGGTCCACACCACGCCGATCGAACCCGTGATCGTCGCTGGCTCGGCGACGATCGCGTCGGCGCCCGCCGCGATGTAGTAGCCGCCCGACCCTGCGACGTCACCCATCGACACGATCACAGGCTTGCCACGACCCTGCGCCTGTCGCACCGCCCGCCAAACGATGTCGGATCCAACGGCCGAACCGCCGGGAGAGTTGACGCGGAAGACGATCGCGTTCACCTGCTCGTCGCGCGACGCGCGATCGAATTCCGCCGCGATCGCGGGAGCGCTGATGTATTCGCCCGTCGCCGGCGCTTCGCCCGCGATCACCGGGCCGCTGGCGCTGACGATAGCGATCTTGGGGCGCCGCCCACGCTCGCGCACATGGATCGCATGACGCAGGTAGCGATGGAAACTGACGAAGATCTTGCTCTCGATGGACTCGTCGAAGCTGTCCCGAATCTCTTCCCGATACCCGGCACGATCGACGAGCCCGGCCTCGACCAGCTCGGGCACGGTGACGAATCCTGCGCTGAGCAATTCATCTACCCTTGCGGCCGGCAGTTTGCGCGCCTCGGCGATCGCGCCGGTGAGCACCTTTCGCGCGTCGGCGACGATTGCGTCGAGGCTTTCGCGCAGCGCCGGCGACATCGTGTCGCGGCTGAAGGTCTCGGCCGCGCCTTTGTATTCCTTCCACTGCAAGGTTTGCGCGTGGACGCCTAGCTTTTCGAGCCCCGACTTCAGGAACACGCCGCCCGCGGCAACGCCAAGCAGCTCCAGCATCGTGTCGGGATTCGCCACCACCTCGCTCGCACCCGACGCGATCAGCAAATCACGCACACCTGCGGAATCGCCCGAGAGCAGCGCCACAACGCGCTTGCCGCGCAGATGAGCCGCGCGCAGCAGGCGCTGGATCTCGTGGCACGTCGCGATGCCGGCCTCGGGTCCGGCGATCTCGACGATGATGCCCTTCACCCCGGCGTCCGCCACAACCGACTCGAGCGCGTAGCGCAGGCTGCGCATGCTGAGCAGGCCGCGACGGCGCAACTGGTCGAGCGGCGTGAGCAGCGGGTCCTCGTGAATCGGCCCCGCGAGGCGAATCGTGACTACGGCACCATGCGGAATCCGCGCCGGACGGATGAGGAAATACCACAGCGCTGCGGCGATCGCGGCCGCGAGGCCGAGCAGCAGGAGGCCGAATCCGCGCACATGATGCGTCACGGCATAGACGCCGCCGAGCGCAAAAAGCGCTACGATGAAGCCGATGCGAACCTCGCGGCTTATCCACAAACGCCTGGAAACTTTCTTTTTCATCAGCTGAAGAGTCGCCTTTTTCAGTTGCTCAATCTAGACTACCGGGTTTCGATGAACAGGTCTTTCCTGATCCTGCTTGCTTCGCTGGGCCTGCTTGGACTTGCTTCCTGCGCCACGAAGAAACCGCCGCCACCACCGGCGCCGCCGCCATTTGCGGGCCAGACCGCGACCCTGTCGATCACCAACGGCATCAAGATCATAAGCGAGATCACGCTGCCCGCGGGCTTCGCTCCGGCAGCGAATCGTCCGCCGATATGGCTGCAGAACGGCCAGGAGATCGCCGTCGTCGGCAAAGTCGGCTCGGATACCGCCGTACTCGGCTACTCGGGCACCGAATGGAAAACGGCGCGCATCCTCGCGACCGACAACGGACCCGGCGCCGCAGAACAGGGACGTATCGTCGATGTGGGCGCGAGTCCCAACGGCTTGGAGCTTGCGACCGCGGTCTTCGTGCCTGACGCGCATCGCCTCGACATTATCCTGCGCGATCTGATCGCCGTCGGGGCCGGCAATACGATCGCGAGCTTCGACGGCGATTTCGACACAGCGACGATCGCATGGATAAACGACGCGACGATCGCGGTGGCGCTGCGCGCGCGTGCCACGCCGGCTCCGCCCCCCGCCACGGGTCAGGAAGCCGACGCGCCGCCGAAGCCGTCGGACGGGCTGCAATTTGTCGTTGTCACCGGCGCTGGTTCCGTCGTACCGCTCGATCTGAAATGCGCGCTCTCGCCGCTGAGCTGGAGCACACACGGCGTCTATGCGATCGGACAAGGCGATCGCGAGGCGCCGCCGATCCTGATCGATCGGCGCAAACAGACCTGCGAGCGCTTCGGCACCGTCGGCCCAATCCACGTGCTCGACTGGGACCGTGACGAGGAAGGCAATCTTCTTTACGTCGCGCCCGATCCGTCCGGGCGCACCAACGGGCTCTATCGCCACAGTATCGAGGAAAACAGCGACAAGCTGATCGGCGTCTCGACTGGTGCTGGCGCGCTATCCAACGGTGGCGAAGCGATCGTGCTCGGCAATCAGAACCTGACCTTCAAACTGGTCGCCGACCGTCCGAACGATCCGATCCAGGCGCAAGTCGCGCTGTCGGATCCCGACAACGCTCAAATCTCGGTGAAGCAACTCGGCTTCCAGACTGTCGCGCCGATGCTCGCGGCGAGCTCGATGACTTATTCGCACGGCGACGACGCAGTTGCGATCCAGACTTTCGCCCCCGCTGCGCCGCAGCCATTTCGCAAGATCATAACCTACTCGCTCCAGACCGATTCGGCCTTCATGGTTGCGGAGGGAGCGTGGCGCGCGACGGCCAGCATGAGCTGGTCAACGCACGGCCATTGGCTCGCGATCGTCGATGGCGATCAGGACAAGAGCACGCTGACCATTATTCTGCCGCCGCGCTAAACGGCCAGGCGCGCGCGATTCTCGCTGTCCTGCGCCGCGACGCGGAACGCTCCCGCGGCGCGCTCGAAGCTGTCGAAGGTGACGAGATTGCGCTCGCGCGCGAGCTCTTTCGCGCGCGCCACGATCGCTTCGAGATGAGCCGGGTGCAGAACGATCGCAAACGGCTTGGTCGATGACTTTGCGAACTCCGCCAGCTTATCGAGCAGCGTCGTGAGCTCGTCCTCGTGCGTGGCCCATCGCTGCGCGCGGAAACCAGTGCCGACTTCGAGAACGATCCCGTCGATCGCCGGATCGCGACCGAGAATCGCGAGGATTCGATCGAGACCGCCCGGGTGGATTCCCGAGCCGATCGTGCCGCCGGCGTCGAGCGGATTGCGATAGCTGCCGCCGATGATGTTGAAGAAGGTTTTCAGCTCCTCGTAGGACGAATCGGAAAGCGCCGGGATGTCGAGCCCGGCGGTGGCAAAGGTGTCCGTGATAACCACCGATTGACCGCCTGTCATCGCGACCAGGCCCATCTTGCGGCCCGAAAGGCGCTTGCCCTTGGAGAGCAGCTCGACTGCATCGAGCATCGCATCGAGGCTCGACGCCTCGACCGCGCCGCTCTGCCGCACCACGGCCTTCCAGGTCGCTTCGGTCGTTGCGAGCGAGCCGGTATGCGAGAAGGTCGCGCGCGCTCCGGCGTCGGTCACGCCGCCCTTCCAGATCACGACCGGAATTTTCGCGGCGGCACGGCGCACGCTTTCGAAGAAGCGGCGGCCGTCGCGCATGCCTTCGAGATACATGCCGAGAACCTTTGTCGCAGGATCGGCCGCCATCAGGTCGATATAATCCGCCGCCTCGAGCATCAGCACGTTGCCGATCGAAGCGGCCTTGTTGACGCGAATTCCGCGCGGCGCGGCCTGGATCGCGAAGTTAATCATGTGCGTGCCGCTCTGCGAAATGAAGCACACGTCGCCGCCCTCGCCCACCCATTCTTCAGGGTAGTTGCACATTCCATAGGCGGGGCTGTAGAGGCCCATGCAGTTTGGGCCAACAAGAGCGATCTTCGAGGCGGTCGCGAGCTCGCGCAGTTCGCCTTCGAGGCGGACTCCAAGCTCCTCGGCTGTTTCTGAAAAGCCCGAGGTGAAGAATCCGATCGAGCCGACGTTGTTGGCGATACAGTCTTTCAGAATTCGCGGCGCGACCTGGCGCGGCACGGCGCTGACGGCATAGTCGATCGGCTCGGTGATCTCGGCCAGGCTCTTGCGGTTCTCGATACCCATCGCTTCGATGCCGGGGATTTCGTTCGGATCGATCTGCACGGAATAAAGCTTGGTCTTGAGATTGCGCATCGCGCGCAGCCACATGTACCCGCCCATCTTCTTGTCGCCGATAACGGCAACGGCGCGCGGGCTGAACGCGCGCTTCAGGTTTTCCACGCGCGCATCATGATTCGGATCGGCCGCGGTTTTCGGCTTCGCGGCGTCGAAATCGACGGCGATTCGCGCGTCGAGAATTGCGTATCCGTTCGAGTATCCAACGATCGGATTCAGATCCATCTCGCGGATCTCCGGATGCGCCGCGGCGAGCTCCGACAGCCGCGCGACGAGATTCGCAACCGCCTGCGTATCTACAGGCTTCGCGCCGCGCACGCCTTCCAGGATCGCCTTGCCGCGCAGCCCGTTGAGCATCGCGACCGCCTCATGACCGGTAACCGGCGCGAGCCGAATCGCAGTGTCCTTCAACACTTCGACGAGCACGCCGCCGAGCCCCACCATGACGAACGCGCCGAAGCGATCGTCGCACGTGATACCCGCCAGCAGCTCGACGCCGGGCGACGCCATCGGCATGACGGCAACGCCGTCGAAGGCTGAGCCCTTGGAACGATTCGCGAGATTGGCGCGGATCCGCTCGAACGCGGCCCGGACCTCGCTCTCGTCACGCAGGTTGAGCTCG
Protein-coding sequences here:
- a CDS encoding GNAT family N-acetyltransferase, translating into MEFRAARHSERGEVLDLLALWYNDRAFFARYNENDPTFRDELCLVALDDGRIVATVQVFDRAINFAGLRVPMGGIGSVFTLDDYRHKGVASGLMRLAIETMTRAGFEVSLLFAERLTFYNQFEWREVSRKFSVIPMPSVLRVPTNLEIETFDQTRDLAAVAQLHREYTGRFNVTAVRDDNAWRGNLTFAGNQPQHPGGGSDEYFVLCRRGGDVAAYARVAQFHGVAMVMEYAYQPGGEENVLALFRHLGEVASGKPSSFALEGNHDRSNLLRPSRPDAAPGLLISHTAHDRSLEAKFAAAGCPVMHHPDNFYMWRILNGDALAKRMNWPASEATARAFRIFESDESLFWTSDRF
- a CDS encoding D-alanyl-D-alanine carboxypeptidase family protein, whose translation is MEFMLGRRGEVRHGVAFRAVIALITVSILAALTTGKAEAARHRHAAAKAASSEEESAESAASKQNVQYAEACVMEPVTGTVIFDADDHKPWPTASLAKMMLMYIVAQKLDDGSLKLTDQITTSRKAAEMGGSQVYLKEGEVFSLDDMMKAVIVHSANDASVAVAEYIAGSTDAFVQLMNQKAAELGMKDSHYYSVHGLPPGAGEQPDVASAYDQALLARALIRYPQILKWSAIDTAPFRNGTFVLRNTNHMVRTYQGCDGLKTGFYDKAGFNVVATAKRGDMRLIAVVLGTTHKLTNFKMASELMSQGFLNYDMHAVATKGQPASQTVAISNGAVPSFKPVWGGDAAFFVKRGEANDTIKVDYKLPATISAPIKAGQQVGSADLLENGKPVTTIALLAPSDIAEQKSSLVGRLLSKF
- the sppA gene encoding signal peptide peptidase SppA, whose amino-acid sequence is MKKKVSRRLWISREVRIGFIVALFALGGVYAVTHHVRGFGLLLLGLAAAIAAALWYFLIRPARIPHGAVVTIRLAGPIHEDPLLTPLDQLRRRGLLSMRSLRYALESVVADAGVKGIIVEIAGPEAGIATCHEIQRLLRAAHLRGKRVVALLSGDSAGVRDLLIASGASEVVANPDTMLELLGVAAGGVFLKSGLEKLGVHAQTLQWKEYKGAAETFSRDTMSPALRESLDAIVADARKVLTGAIAEARKLPAARVDELLSAGFVTVPELVEAGLVDRAGYREEIRDSFDESIESKIFVSFHRYLRHAIHVRERGRRPKIAIVSASGPVIAGEAPATGEYISAPAIAAEFDRASRDEQVNAIVFRVNSPGGSAVGSDIVWRAVRQAQGRGKPVIVSMGDVAGSGGYYIAAGADAIVAEPATITGSIGVVWTKFSLANLLERAGVHFDFAKSSDNADANSISRAMTEPEIAQLDRAIGSLYGNFVSRVSEGRKLSFEQAEALAHGRVWSGVAAKERGLVDETGGFERAVEIARERAGIERKQEIELVDYRAERQIFGFRLAMGSEAMPPMIELVAHTLGLPARWAPATLAILARGGVMLLCPFLGL
- a CDS encoding DUF2333 family protein, which gives rise to MTTETTPSPAAAAPAVAHPWHARRNKFIAVVVGVFLIWVAGNLALHFGQKRHDQLNYDIEQQFPPDEPTVPGEIFGSTLAAIMNHELHTGFGWRPNDFFLWGPKVAADNNSDRQMGIIMAMRETVRVFKDHLTKVSSNQYDPNLVIADTDFRNDPEKWILPSAESKYQDGIDHLRAYVQGLHTNPPTSRELNIRTVELIRLIQTWTDLLGDAHANLYRTKKDDGSPVRSWDCDHYFYHAQGYAHVIYYSMLALRREYSSVLKDDPVLKTLFDDTIDALGQAAVMKPLIVMNGGPNSIFANHRHNLDAYINEARQKMYSIREELQRSPL
- a CDS encoding acetate--CoA ligase family protein, whose product is MDSNVDQIISSAAKGGRAVLSEIDSKRVLAAMGLPVIVPEAAKTADDAAHAAATIGFPVVLKVLSPDVSHKSDVGGVELNLRDESEVRAAFERIRANLANRSKGSAFDGVAVMPMASPGVELLAGITCDDRFGAFVMVGLGGVLVEVLKDTAIRLAPVTGHEAVAMLNGLRGKAILEGVRGAKPVDTQAVANLVARLSELAAAHPEIREMDLNPIVGYSNGYAILDARIAVDFDAAKPKTAADPNHDARVENLKRAFSPRAVAVIGDKKMGGYMWLRAMRNLKTKLYSVQIDPNEIPGIEAMGIENRKSLAEITEPIDYAVSAVPRQVAPRILKDCIANNVGSIGFFTSGFSETAEELGVRLEGELRELATASKIALVGPNCMGLYSPAYGMCNYPEEWVGEGGDVCFISQSGTHMINFAIQAAPRGIRVNKAASIGNVLMLEAADYIDLMAADPATKVLGMYLEGMRDGRRFFESVRRAAAKIPVVIWKGGVTDAGARATFSHTGSLATTEATWKAVVRQSGAVEASSLDAMLDAVELLSKGKRLSGRKMGLVAMTGGQSVVITDTFATAGLDIPALSDSSYEELKTFFNIIGGSYRNPLDAGGTIGSGIHPGGLDRILAILGRDPAIDGIVLEVGTGFRAQRWATHEDELTTLLDKLAEFAKSSTKPFAIVLHPAHLEAIVARAKELARERNLVTFDSFERAAGAFRVAAQDSENRARLAV
- the gspC gene encoding type II secretion system protein GspC, translated to MELRFTEWHVRALNALLIAAIAYFAALSAEDIIARTLHATPAEAPAPFAATHEAMSDRSLAAYDVIVKRDIFNLVPQTAAPSPVVAQDLHIKLLGTSTLSRKKPYAIIEDQTGEQSLYRLGDDIPDAGRLVAIETNRAIIEHNGQRVALEMPKDDFPAVENVPNPADINAPRFGRGFNNRFRRFRRQEPGAESDSAPQESLNLERTGPSSFEVDRQDLMKTVANPASLMTQIRAVPNIQNGTTNGFTLSEITPGSVFEQIGLQDGDVLTGINGQAVNNPLQAVGMLSQMSQRPSVDITVMRDGQPMQFHLGIH
- a CDS encoding glutamate--cysteine ligase, translating into MTELVEKKDDLIGYFQSGAKPREQWRVGSEYEKVAVRRSDGRALPFSGPNGVEEILRRMTDLFGWEPEEEHGRILALRGERASITIEPGGQIELSGEQCPTIHCAHEEFSTHVDQLVEVSNSVDASILSLGMQPISRIDEIELLPKARYHIMYPYMARKGTLGQRMMKQTAGVQANLDYADEADAMRKLRVSMGIVPLLYAIFANSPLCDGGLNGYQSFRGHIWSDTDNDRSGTLEFALRDDASFQDYAEYALDVPMYFIIRNHEYINLTQPPGITFRKYMKDGLGRERATLEDWANHLTTIFTEVRLKKYIEVRTADSQPPQMMVALPALLKGILYESDCLDAAWDLVKRWSFSERLQLTDSAHKIGLATRAGRITFRELGAELMTIAARGLERHKALNDRGQDESIYLLELMDLVRNGHNQATLAIERWKGSWNYEIKRLIQERAYDAAAK